In Phaseolus vulgaris cultivar G19833 chromosome 10, P. vulgaris v2.0, whole genome shotgun sequence, a single genomic region encodes these proteins:
- the LOC137818836 gene encoding disease resistance protein RUN1-like isoform X1: MESSSSSSNLPRMYDVLINFNGEDIQRKFVSHLDSVLSAVGFTTFLNHPNADNPLHIQQPILNLSRVAIVVFTKSYSQSTWCLHQLQQIIKWHQTYRRHVLPVYYEIQPSDVRLQMGDFGKAFKATAEQAFSGQQLEHGMSRWSHALTKAANFFGWDESNYRSDAELVDNIVKTVLSLPVLSVTKFPVGLQSHMEDLIRTIKYKSTEVCRIAICGQGGSGKTTLAKAIYHQIHGTFTNKSFIEDIGQVSGIRGDLRLLEQLLSDVLNTKVEIDSFEMGRSMIREKLSGKRVLIVLDDVPKFDATLLWECRHWFRRGSVIIITTRPENLPRIYQADSVFRMIPMNRNESLELLSWHAFREAKPKQDYHFLAERVVAYCGGLPLALEVIGSYLYERTKEEWNRVLLKLKKIPKLKFDQILKISFEGLCNQMEKDLFLDVCCSFVGKGRAYVRKILNGCGIDPDSGIRVLIERSLIQVNKNNKLGMHPLLREMGRDIIRQISRKETGKNSQLWFDTDAEYALSENALFSSNGTKVIQRLPTGIDFFGRYPLEVIDPSRLLKRDSEYHFKKLRWISLRGFSSEYLPNDFYLHDAIAIDVKHSLLRFVWKEPQVLTWLKVLNLSHSNYLIETPDFSGLPSLEQLILKDCPRLREVHQSIGYLCNLILLNLKDCTSLSNLPEEIYKLKCLKTLILSGCSKIDLMEKDIVQMKSFLTIIAENTTMKQLPFTIVSPKSIGYISLRGFEGSSHNLFPSIIRSKMSPTMNPLSYINSFIEMEDNSRDDIAPFLSSLANLRSVLVECDTEFHLSEQVKTIVVEYGGNITESAISKSHLKSFLTGVGRYKEFFNTVSDIIPKVFGSSESCDVSLPGDNDPYWLAHMGDGHCVSFTVPQHRVVKGMVLCVVYLSTSEIIEPELSTVLIVNYTKCTCQIHNHGTVISFNDEDWHDILSSLGSGDKVEIFVNFGHDLVIKNTAVYLIYGEPRKNSVIRFIKKIVM, translated from the exons ATGGAATCGTCATCTTCATCATCAAATCTGCCACGGATGTACGATGTGCTTATCAACTTTAATGGAGAAGACATCCAAAGGAAATTTGTTTCTCATCTCGATTCTGTTCTCTCTGCTGTTGGCTTCACCACTTTCCTTAACCACCCTAATGCAGACAACCCTCTTCACATCCAACAACCTATTCTCAATCTCTCTCGTGTAGCAATTGTTGTTTTCACCAAATCCTATTCTCAATCTACTTGGTGTCTTCATCAGCTTCAACAAATCATCAAATGGCACCAAACTTATCGCCGACATGTTCTGCCCGTTTATTACGAAATCCAGCCATCTGATGTACGTCTTCAGATGGGTGATTTTGGAAAAGCCTTCAAAGCAACTGCAGAGCAAGCATTCTCAGGACAACAACTGGAGCATGGCATGTCCAGGTGGAGCCACGCACTCACCAAAGCTGCAAATTTCTTTGGATGGGATGAGAGCAATTACAG GAGTGATGCTGAACTAGTGGACAACATTGTTAAGACCGTTCTTAGTTTACCAGTCTTGTCTGTTACTAAATTTCCAGTTGGATTACAATCGCACATGGAGGATCTGATTCGAACTATCAAATATAAATCCACGGAAGTTTGTAGGATAGCGATATGTGGACAAGGAGGATCTGGTAAGACCACCCTTGCTAAAGCCATTTACCATCAAATTCATGGTACATTCACGAACAAAAGTTTCATTGAAGATATTGGACAAGTTAGCGGAATAAGAGGGGATCTTCGTTTACTAGAACAACTCCTTTCAGATGTCCTAAATACAAAGGTAGAGATAGATAGCTTTGAGATGGGAAGAAGTATGATTCGGGAAAAACTTTCTGGGAAAAGGGTGCTCATTGTACTTGACGATGTGCCTAAGTTTGATGCGACATTACTATGGGAATGCCGTCATTGGTTCAGAAGAGGAAGTGTAATAATCATTACAACAAGACCAGAAAACCTACCAAGGATATATCAAGCTGATTCTGTTTTTCGGATGATTCCAATGAACAGAAACGAGTCCCTTGAGCTTCTTAGTTGGCACGCATTTAGAGAAGCAAAACCAAAACAAGATTATCATTTCCTTGCAGAAAGAGTAGTTGCTTATTGTGGAGGACTACCTCTTGCTCTTGAAGTCATTGGAAGTTATTTATATGAAAGGACTAAAGAAGAATGGAATAGAGTACtcttaaaattaaagaaaattccTAAGCTTAAATTTGATCAGATATTGAAAATAAGCTTCGAGGGTTTATGCAATCAAATGGAAAAAGATTTATTCCTTGATGTATGTTGTTCCTTTGTTGGTAAGGGCAGAGCCTATGTTAGGAAGATCTTAAATGGCTGTGGAATAGACCCTGACAGTGGAATAAGAGTTCTGATAGAGCGTAGTCTCATACAAGTTAATAAGAACAACAAATTAGGAATGCATCCGTTGCTACGAGAAATGGGAAGAGACATTATTCGTCAAATTTCAAGAAAGGAAACTGGGAAGAACAGTCAACTGTGGTTTGATACGGATGCAGAATATGCACTGTCAGAGAATGCG CTCTTTTCATCTAATGGCACAAAAGTCATTCAGAGATTGCCTACCGGAATAGATTTCTTCGGACGCTATCCTTTAGAGGTAATAGACCCATCAAGACTGCTGAAACGAGATTCTGAGTACCATTTTAAGAAACTGAGATGGATCAGTTTGCGAGGGTTTTCTTCAGAATACCTGCCTAACGACTTTTATCTGCATGATGCAATAGCCATTGATGTAAAACACAGTCTTCTTCGATTCGTTTGGAAAGAACCCCAG GTTTTGACGTGGCTAAAAGTTCTTAATCTTAGTCACTCCAATTACTTGATAGAAACCCCTGACTTTTCCGGACTACCAAGTCTTGAACAACTCATTCTCAAAGATTGTCCGAGATTGCGCGAGGTACACCAATCTATTGGATATCTCTGCAATCTTATACTGCTAAATTTGAAGGACTGTACAAGTCTAAGCAATCTCCCTGAAGAGATATATAAGCTGAAATGTTTAAAAACTCTGATTCTATCTGGTTGTTCGAAGATTGACTTAATGGAAAAAGATATCGTGCAAATGAAATCCTTCTTAACTATAATTGCTGAAAATACAACTATGAAACAATTGCCTTTTACAATTGTAAGCCCAAAAAGTATTGGATATATATCCCTACGTGGATTTGAGGGATCGTCACATAATCTTTTTCCTTCTATCATTCGGTCTAAGATGTCGCCAACAATGAATCCTCTATCTTATATTAATTCCTTTATAGAAATGGAGGATAATAGTAGGGATGATATTGCACCATTTCTTAGCAGCCTTGCGAATCTTCGAAGTGTTCTGGTGGAATGTGACACGGAGTTTCATCTATCTGAGCAAGTAAAAACTATAGTGGTCGAATATGGTGGAAATATTACAGAATCAGCAATTTCAAAGAGTCATCTCAAGTCTTTTCTGACTGGTGTTGGAAGATACAAAGAATTCTTCAATACTGTAAGCGATATCATACCTAAG GTATTTGGAAGCAGTGAGTCATGTGATGTTTCTCTCCCAGGTGACAATGATCCTTATTGGTTGGCCCATATGGGTGATGGACATTGTGTTTCTTTCACTGTGCCACAACATCGTGTCGTGAAGGGAATGGTTTTGTGTGTTGTTTATTTATCAACCTCCGAAATCATTGAACCTGAACTTAGTACTGTCTTAATTGTTAATTACACGAAGTGCACATGCCAGATACACAATCATGGCACAGTAATTTCCTTTAATGATGAAGATTGGCATGACATATTGTCAAGTTTAGGATCAGGTGACAAGGTGGAGATTTTTGTGAATTTTGGTCACGATTTGGTGATTAAGAACACAGCTGTCTATCTGATATATGGTGAGCCAAGGAAAAATTCCGTCATTAGATTCATAAAGAAAATTGTAATGTGA
- the LOC137818836 gene encoding disease resistance protein RUN1-like isoform X3: MFCPFITKSSHLMYVFRWVILEKPSKQLQSKHSQDNNWSMACPGGATHSPKLQISLDGMRAITVGLQSHMEDLIRTIKYKSTEVCRIAICGQGGSGKTTLAKAIYHQIHGTFTNKSFIEDIGQVSGIRGDLRLLEQLLSDVLNTKVEIDSFEMGRSMIREKLSGKRVLIVLDDVPKFDATLLWECRHWFRRGSVIIITTRPENLPRIYQADSVFRMIPMNRNESLELLSWHAFREAKPKQDYHFLAERVVAYCGGLPLALEVIGSYLYERTKEEWNRVLLKLKKIPKLKFDQILKISFEGLCNQMEKDLFLDVCCSFVGKGRAYVRKILNGCGIDPDSGIRVLIERSLIQVNKNNKLGMHPLLREMGRDIIRQISRKETGKNSQLWFDTDAEYALSENALFSSNGTKVIQRLPTGIDFFGRYPLEVIDPSRLLKRDSEYHFKKLRWISLRGFSSEYLPNDFYLHDAIAIDVKHSLLRFVWKEPQVLTWLKVLNLSHSNYLIETPDFSGLPSLEQLILKDCPRLREVHQSIGYLCNLILLNLKDCTSLSNLPEEIYKLKCLKTLILSGCSKIDLMEKDIVQMKSFLTIIAENTTMKQLPFTIVSPKSIGYISLRGFEGSSHNLFPSIIRSKMSPTMNPLSYINSFIEMEDNSRDDIAPFLSSLANLRSVLVECDTEFHLSEQVKTIVVEYGGNITESAISKSHLKSFLTGVGRYKEFFNTVSDIIPKVFGSSESCDVSLPGDNDPYWLAHMGDGHCVSFTVPQHRVVKGMVLCVVYLSTSEIIEPELSTVLIVNYTKCTCQIHNHGTVISFNDEDWHDILSSLGSGDKVEIFVNFGHDLVIKNTAVYLIYGEPRKNSVIRFIKKIVM, translated from the exons ATGTTCTGCCCGTTTATTACGAAATCCAGCCATCTGATGTACGTCTTCAGATGGGTGATTTTGGAAAAGCCTTCAAAGCAACTGCAGAGCAAGCATTCTCAGGACAACAACTGGAGCATGGCATGTCCAGGTGGAGCCACGCACTCACCAAAGCTGCAAATTTCTTTGGATGGGATGAGAGCAATTACAG TTGGATTACAATCGCACATGGAGGATCTGATTCGAACTATCAAATATAAATCCACGGAAGTTTGTAGGATAGCGATATGTGGACAAGGAGGATCTGGTAAGACCACCCTTGCTAAAGCCATTTACCATCAAATTCATGGTACATTCACGAACAAAAGTTTCATTGAAGATATTGGACAAGTTAGCGGAATAAGAGGGGATCTTCGTTTACTAGAACAACTCCTTTCAGATGTCCTAAATACAAAGGTAGAGATAGATAGCTTTGAGATGGGAAGAAGTATGATTCGGGAAAAACTTTCTGGGAAAAGGGTGCTCATTGTACTTGACGATGTGCCTAAGTTTGATGCGACATTACTATGGGAATGCCGTCATTGGTTCAGAAGAGGAAGTGTAATAATCATTACAACAAGACCAGAAAACCTACCAAGGATATATCAAGCTGATTCTGTTTTTCGGATGATTCCAATGAACAGAAACGAGTCCCTTGAGCTTCTTAGTTGGCACGCATTTAGAGAAGCAAAACCAAAACAAGATTATCATTTCCTTGCAGAAAGAGTAGTTGCTTATTGTGGAGGACTACCTCTTGCTCTTGAAGTCATTGGAAGTTATTTATATGAAAGGACTAAAGAAGAATGGAATAGAGTACtcttaaaattaaagaaaattccTAAGCTTAAATTTGATCAGATATTGAAAATAAGCTTCGAGGGTTTATGCAATCAAATGGAAAAAGATTTATTCCTTGATGTATGTTGTTCCTTTGTTGGTAAGGGCAGAGCCTATGTTAGGAAGATCTTAAATGGCTGTGGAATAGACCCTGACAGTGGAATAAGAGTTCTGATAGAGCGTAGTCTCATACAAGTTAATAAGAACAACAAATTAGGAATGCATCCGTTGCTACGAGAAATGGGAAGAGACATTATTCGTCAAATTTCAAGAAAGGAAACTGGGAAGAACAGTCAACTGTGGTTTGATACGGATGCAGAATATGCACTGTCAGAGAATGCG CTCTTTTCATCTAATGGCACAAAAGTCATTCAGAGATTGCCTACCGGAATAGATTTCTTCGGACGCTATCCTTTAGAGGTAATAGACCCATCAAGACTGCTGAAACGAGATTCTGAGTACCATTTTAAGAAACTGAGATGGATCAGTTTGCGAGGGTTTTCTTCAGAATACCTGCCTAACGACTTTTATCTGCATGATGCAATAGCCATTGATGTAAAACACAGTCTTCTTCGATTCGTTTGGAAAGAACCCCAG GTTTTGACGTGGCTAAAAGTTCTTAATCTTAGTCACTCCAATTACTTGATAGAAACCCCTGACTTTTCCGGACTACCAAGTCTTGAACAACTCATTCTCAAAGATTGTCCGAGATTGCGCGAGGTACACCAATCTATTGGATATCTCTGCAATCTTATACTGCTAAATTTGAAGGACTGTACAAGTCTAAGCAATCTCCCTGAAGAGATATATAAGCTGAAATGTTTAAAAACTCTGATTCTATCTGGTTGTTCGAAGATTGACTTAATGGAAAAAGATATCGTGCAAATGAAATCCTTCTTAACTATAATTGCTGAAAATACAACTATGAAACAATTGCCTTTTACAATTGTAAGCCCAAAAAGTATTGGATATATATCCCTACGTGGATTTGAGGGATCGTCACATAATCTTTTTCCTTCTATCATTCGGTCTAAGATGTCGCCAACAATGAATCCTCTATCTTATATTAATTCCTTTATAGAAATGGAGGATAATAGTAGGGATGATATTGCACCATTTCTTAGCAGCCTTGCGAATCTTCGAAGTGTTCTGGTGGAATGTGACACGGAGTTTCATCTATCTGAGCAAGTAAAAACTATAGTGGTCGAATATGGTGGAAATATTACAGAATCAGCAATTTCAAAGAGTCATCTCAAGTCTTTTCTGACTGGTGTTGGAAGATACAAAGAATTCTTCAATACTGTAAGCGATATCATACCTAAG GTATTTGGAAGCAGTGAGTCATGTGATGTTTCTCTCCCAGGTGACAATGATCCTTATTGGTTGGCCCATATGGGTGATGGACATTGTGTTTCTTTCACTGTGCCACAACATCGTGTCGTGAAGGGAATGGTTTTGTGTGTTGTTTATTTATCAACCTCCGAAATCATTGAACCTGAACTTAGTACTGTCTTAATTGTTAATTACACGAAGTGCACATGCCAGATACACAATCATGGCACAGTAATTTCCTTTAATGATGAAGATTGGCATGACATATTGTCAAGTTTAGGATCAGGTGACAAGGTGGAGATTTTTGTGAATTTTGGTCACGATTTGGTGATTAAGAACACAGCTGTCTATCTGATATATGGTGAGCCAAGGAAAAATTCCGTCATTAGATTCATAAAGAAAATTGTAATGTGA
- the LOC137818836 gene encoding disease resistance protein RUN1-like isoform X2: MESSSSSSNLPRMYDVLINFNGEDIQRKFVSHLDSVLSAVGFTTFLNHPNADNPLHIQQPILNLSRVAIVVFTKSYSQSTWCLHQLQQIIKWHQTYRRHVLPVYYEIQPSDVRLQMGDFGKAFKATAEQAFSGQQLEHGMSRWSHALTKAANFFGWDESNYRSDAELVDNIVKTVLSLPVLSVTKFPVGLQSHMEDLIRTIKYKSTEVCRIAICGQGGSGKTTLAKAIYHQIHGTFTNKSFIEDIGQVSGIRGDLRLLEQLLSDVLNTKVEIDSFEMGRSMIREKLSGKRVLIVLDDVPKFDATLLWECRHWFRRGSVIIITTRPENLPRIYQADSVFRMIPMNRNESLELLSWHAFREAKPKQDYHFLAERVVAYCGGLPLALEVIGSYLYERTKEEWNRVLLKLKKIPKLKFDQILKISFEGLCNQMEKDLFLDVCCSFVGKGRAYVRKILNGCGIDPDSGIRVLIERSLIQVNKNNKLGMHPLLREMGRDIIRQISRKETGKNSQLWFDTDAEYALSENALFSSNGTKVIQRLPTGIDFFGRYPLEVIDPSRLLKRDSEYHFKKLRWISLRGFSSEYLPNDFYLHDAIAIDVKHSLLRFVWKEPQVLTWLKVLNLSHSNYLIETPDFSGLPSLEQLILKDCPRLREVHQSIGYLCNLILLNLKDCTSLSNLPEEIYKLKCLKTLILSGCSKIDLMEKDIVQMKSFLTIIAENTTMKQLPFTIVSPKSIGYISLRGFEGSSHNLFPSIIRSKMSPTMNPLSYINSFIEMEDNSRDDIAPFLSSLANLRSVLVECDTEFHLSEQVKTIVVEYGGNITESAISKSHLKSFLTGVGRYKEFFNTVFGSSESCDVSLPGDNDPYWLAHMGDGHCVSFTVPQHRVVKGMVLCVVYLSTSEIIEPELSTVLIVNYTKCTCQIHNHGTVISFNDEDWHDILSSLGSGDKVEIFVNFGHDLVIKNTAVYLIYGEPRKNSVIRFIKKIVM; this comes from the exons ATGGAATCGTCATCTTCATCATCAAATCTGCCACGGATGTACGATGTGCTTATCAACTTTAATGGAGAAGACATCCAAAGGAAATTTGTTTCTCATCTCGATTCTGTTCTCTCTGCTGTTGGCTTCACCACTTTCCTTAACCACCCTAATGCAGACAACCCTCTTCACATCCAACAACCTATTCTCAATCTCTCTCGTGTAGCAATTGTTGTTTTCACCAAATCCTATTCTCAATCTACTTGGTGTCTTCATCAGCTTCAACAAATCATCAAATGGCACCAAACTTATCGCCGACATGTTCTGCCCGTTTATTACGAAATCCAGCCATCTGATGTACGTCTTCAGATGGGTGATTTTGGAAAAGCCTTCAAAGCAACTGCAGAGCAAGCATTCTCAGGACAACAACTGGAGCATGGCATGTCCAGGTGGAGCCACGCACTCACCAAAGCTGCAAATTTCTTTGGATGGGATGAGAGCAATTACAG GAGTGATGCTGAACTAGTGGACAACATTGTTAAGACCGTTCTTAGTTTACCAGTCTTGTCTGTTACTAAATTTCCAGTTGGATTACAATCGCACATGGAGGATCTGATTCGAACTATCAAATATAAATCCACGGAAGTTTGTAGGATAGCGATATGTGGACAAGGAGGATCTGGTAAGACCACCCTTGCTAAAGCCATTTACCATCAAATTCATGGTACATTCACGAACAAAAGTTTCATTGAAGATATTGGACAAGTTAGCGGAATAAGAGGGGATCTTCGTTTACTAGAACAACTCCTTTCAGATGTCCTAAATACAAAGGTAGAGATAGATAGCTTTGAGATGGGAAGAAGTATGATTCGGGAAAAACTTTCTGGGAAAAGGGTGCTCATTGTACTTGACGATGTGCCTAAGTTTGATGCGACATTACTATGGGAATGCCGTCATTGGTTCAGAAGAGGAAGTGTAATAATCATTACAACAAGACCAGAAAACCTACCAAGGATATATCAAGCTGATTCTGTTTTTCGGATGATTCCAATGAACAGAAACGAGTCCCTTGAGCTTCTTAGTTGGCACGCATTTAGAGAAGCAAAACCAAAACAAGATTATCATTTCCTTGCAGAAAGAGTAGTTGCTTATTGTGGAGGACTACCTCTTGCTCTTGAAGTCATTGGAAGTTATTTATATGAAAGGACTAAAGAAGAATGGAATAGAGTACtcttaaaattaaagaaaattccTAAGCTTAAATTTGATCAGATATTGAAAATAAGCTTCGAGGGTTTATGCAATCAAATGGAAAAAGATTTATTCCTTGATGTATGTTGTTCCTTTGTTGGTAAGGGCAGAGCCTATGTTAGGAAGATCTTAAATGGCTGTGGAATAGACCCTGACAGTGGAATAAGAGTTCTGATAGAGCGTAGTCTCATACAAGTTAATAAGAACAACAAATTAGGAATGCATCCGTTGCTACGAGAAATGGGAAGAGACATTATTCGTCAAATTTCAAGAAAGGAAACTGGGAAGAACAGTCAACTGTGGTTTGATACGGATGCAGAATATGCACTGTCAGAGAATGCG CTCTTTTCATCTAATGGCACAAAAGTCATTCAGAGATTGCCTACCGGAATAGATTTCTTCGGACGCTATCCTTTAGAGGTAATAGACCCATCAAGACTGCTGAAACGAGATTCTGAGTACCATTTTAAGAAACTGAGATGGATCAGTTTGCGAGGGTTTTCTTCAGAATACCTGCCTAACGACTTTTATCTGCATGATGCAATAGCCATTGATGTAAAACACAGTCTTCTTCGATTCGTTTGGAAAGAACCCCAG GTTTTGACGTGGCTAAAAGTTCTTAATCTTAGTCACTCCAATTACTTGATAGAAACCCCTGACTTTTCCGGACTACCAAGTCTTGAACAACTCATTCTCAAAGATTGTCCGAGATTGCGCGAGGTACACCAATCTATTGGATATCTCTGCAATCTTATACTGCTAAATTTGAAGGACTGTACAAGTCTAAGCAATCTCCCTGAAGAGATATATAAGCTGAAATGTTTAAAAACTCTGATTCTATCTGGTTGTTCGAAGATTGACTTAATGGAAAAAGATATCGTGCAAATGAAATCCTTCTTAACTATAATTGCTGAAAATACAACTATGAAACAATTGCCTTTTACAATTGTAAGCCCAAAAAGTATTGGATATATATCCCTACGTGGATTTGAGGGATCGTCACATAATCTTTTTCCTTCTATCATTCGGTCTAAGATGTCGCCAACAATGAATCCTCTATCTTATATTAATTCCTTTATAGAAATGGAGGATAATAGTAGGGATGATATTGCACCATTTCTTAGCAGCCTTGCGAATCTTCGAAGTGTTCTGGTGGAATGTGACACGGAGTTTCATCTATCTGAGCAAGTAAAAACTATAGTGGTCGAATATGGTGGAAATATTACAGAATCAGCAATTTCAAAGAGTCATCTCAAGTCTTTTCTGACTGGTGTTGGAAGATACAAAGAATTCTTCAATACT GTATTTGGAAGCAGTGAGTCATGTGATGTTTCTCTCCCAGGTGACAATGATCCTTATTGGTTGGCCCATATGGGTGATGGACATTGTGTTTCTTTCACTGTGCCACAACATCGTGTCGTGAAGGGAATGGTTTTGTGTGTTGTTTATTTATCAACCTCCGAAATCATTGAACCTGAACTTAGTACTGTCTTAATTGTTAATTACACGAAGTGCACATGCCAGATACACAATCATGGCACAGTAATTTCCTTTAATGATGAAGATTGGCATGACATATTGTCAAGTTTAGGATCAGGTGACAAGGTGGAGATTTTTGTGAATTTTGGTCACGATTTGGTGATTAAGAACACAGCTGTCTATCTGATATATGGTGAGCCAAGGAAAAATTCCGTCATTAGATTCATAAAGAAAATTGTAATGTGA
- the LOC137819214 gene encoding uncharacterized protein: MLCLQETKCDKVSKELVFHLWGSNDIGWIEVGARNNAGGIITMWRNNQFQLVNFVRGNNFSAVEGVWKGGGGVQVVIVNVYSPSLLREKKVLWEDIGELRRRQNNRVWCVIGDFNSVRRQEERRSLFSTSDYSRDIRGFNDFIENSELVDVPMVGRKFTWYKPNGSVKSRIDKVLVSREWLDVWPDCKQFVLSRIVSDHCALVLKVSKVDWGPKPFRSLDAWQSDGRFKDFVKSKWHGYEVHGGGMFVFKEKLKKLKADLKIWNREVFGYVNLEGDKLVKKVQELDERDDESDLDEQEVVKDKVRNFFKSRFDEVEGVPIRLDNVAFSSVSGEENRMLVEDISEKEVKFAIWSCESSKSPGPDGFNFGFLKFCWEIFREDVLKAVNEFADRGSFCEKWIRWIKSCLVSSSVSVLVNGSPEFCPKRGLRQGDPLAPFLFLIVAEGLAGVVRIAIEKNLVESLEVGAQKVKVNMLQYADDTLFLCEANFKSVCNLKVILHCFELASGLKVNFSKSRIGGVGVDHTVIQ; encoded by the exons ATGTTATGCTTACAGGAGACTAAATGCGACAAGGTTAGTAAGGAGTTGGTTTTTCATTTGTGGGGATCTAATGATATTGGGTGGATTGAAGTTGGTGCTAGAAATAATGCAGGAGGGATCATAACTATGTGGAGAAACAACCAATTCCAACTCGTCAATTTTGTCAGAGGTAACAATTTCTCTGCTGTAGAAGGGGTGTGGAAGGGTGGTGGAGGGGTTCAGGTTGTTATAGTTAACGTTTATAGTCCAAGCTTGTTGAGGGAAAAGAAGGTTCTTTGGGAAGACATCGGTGAGCTTAGACGACGCCAGAACAATAGGGTGTGGTGCGTGATTGGAGACTTTAATTCTGTTAGGAGACAAGAAGAGAGAAGGAGTTTATTCTCCACGTCTGATTACAGCAGAGATATCAGAGGGTTTAATGACTTTATTGAAAATTCTGAGCTTGTGGATGTACCGATGGTAGGGAGAAAGTTTACTTGGTACAAGCCAAATGGGTCAGTTAAAAGTAGAATTGATAAGGTCTTGGTGTCCAGGGAATGGCTGGATGTGTGGCCGGATTGTAAACAATTTGTTTTAAGCAGAATTGTTTCTGATCATTGCGCCTTAGTGCTTAAGGTCTCAAAAGTGGATTGGGGTCCGAAACCGTTCAGAAGTTTGGATGCGTGGCAGAGTGACGGGAGGTTTAAAGATTTTGTCAAGAGCAAGTGGCATGGTTACGAGGTACATGGGGGAGGCATGTTTgtgtttaaagaaaaattgaaaaagctgAAGGCTGATTTAAAAATATGGAATAGGGAGGTCTTTGGTTATGTGAACCTTGAAGGGGATAAGCTGGTCAAGAAAGTTCAAGAGCTGGATGAAAGAGATGATGAAAGTGATCTAGACGAGCAGG AGGTGGTAAAGGATAAGGTTaggaatttttttaaatctcggTTTGATGAAGTTGAGGGGGTTCCTATAAGGTTGGATAATGTTGCTTTCAGTTCAGTTTCTGGGGAGGAAAATAGAATGCTGGTAGAAGATATTTCTGAAAAAGAAGTTAAATTTGCAATTTGGAGTTGTGAAAGCTCGAAGAGTCCCGGTCCTGACGGGTTTAACTTTGGTTTTTTAAAGTTCTGTTGGGAGATCTTTAGAGAGGATGTTCTGAAGGCAGTGAATGAGTTTGCAGATAGAGGAA GCTTCTGCGAAAAATGGATCAGATGGATTAAATCTTGTTTGGTTTCTTCCTCTGTGTCGGTGCTTGTAAATGGGAGTCCAGAATTTTGTCCAAAGAGGGGTCTTCGTCAAGGTGACCCTCTTGCGCCTTTCTTGTTTCTCATTGTGGCAGAAGGATTGGCAGGTGTTGTAAGGATAGCTATAGAGAAGAATTTGGTGGAAAGTCTGGAGGTTGGGGCACAAAAGGTTAAGGTGAACATGCTTCAATATGCGGATGATACTCTGTTTTTATGTGAAGCGAATTTTAAATCGGTCTGCAATCTGAAGGTTATTCTGCACTGTTTTGAATTAGCCTCTGGTTTGAAGGTTAATTTCTCAAAAAGTAGAATTGGAGGGGTGGGGGTTGATCATACTGTGATTCAGTAG